In Acidobacteriota bacterium, the following proteins share a genomic window:
- the mqnC gene encoding dehypoxanthine futalosine cyclase: protein MTERLVDGAVQRVLDGGRLDAAEALALYTDLPTHRLGQLADAARAARHPDRVVTYIIDRNVNYTNVCVARCNFCAFYREVGAGDGYVLGFDEIFAKIDETVAVGGVQLLLQGGHNPDLPLRWYEDLFRAVKARYPDFKLHALSPPEVIHLSRLSQLPARTVIDRLVAAGLDSIPGGGAEILVDRVRKRLNCYGKATAAEWIDVMRHAHEAGLRTTATMMYGTVERLDERIEHLLRLRELQDATGGFTAFITWSFQPSNTELGGAGATGVEYLRTLALARLVLDNFDNLQASWVTQGGKVGQLSLACGANDMGSVMIEENVVRAAGAAYCMDEVEIVRNIEDAGFVPKRRDMQYRVLGDPIFRERQVPRMTELATAREAGDASVPAELDRYPARSLAGKRRRQPVA from the coding sequence ATGACGGAACGTCTTGTCGACGGCGCCGTGCAGCGCGTGCTCGACGGCGGGCGTCTCGATGCCGCCGAGGCCCTCGCTCTCTATACCGACCTGCCGACGCACCGGCTCGGACAGTTGGCCGACGCCGCGCGGGCCGCACGGCACCCGGACCGAGTCGTCACCTACATCATCGATCGCAACGTCAACTACACGAACGTGTGCGTGGCCCGCTGCAACTTCTGTGCGTTCTACCGGGAGGTCGGCGCCGGCGACGGCTACGTGCTCGGATTCGACGAGATCTTCGCCAAGATCGACGAGACCGTCGCGGTCGGCGGCGTGCAGCTCCTGCTGCAGGGCGGCCACAATCCCGACCTGCCCCTGCGCTGGTACGAGGACCTGTTCAGGGCGGTCAAGGCGCGTTATCCGGACTTCAAGCTGCATGCGCTCTCGCCGCCGGAGGTCATCCACCTGTCCCGCCTCTCGCAACTGCCGGCGCGCACCGTCATCGACCGGCTGGTGGCGGCGGGTCTCGACAGCATTCCGGGCGGCGGGGCCGAGATCCTGGTCGATCGCGTACGCAAGCGGTTGAACTGCTACGGCAAGGCGACCGCGGCGGAGTGGATCGACGTGATGCGGCACGCCCACGAAGCGGGCCTGCGGACCACCGCGACGATGATGTACGGTACGGTCGAGCGGCTCGACGAACGGATCGAGCACCTGCTGCGGCTGCGGGAGCTGCAGGATGCGACCGGCGGCTTCACCGCATTCATCACCTGGAGCTTCCAGCCGTCGAACACCGAGCTGGGGGGCGCCGGCGCCACCGGCGTCGAGTACCTGAGAACCCTGGCGCTCGCCCGGCTCGTCCTCGACAACTTCGACAACCTGCAGGCTTCCTGGGTCACGCAGGGCGGCAAGGTCGGCCAGTTGAGCCTCGCCTGCGGGGCCAACGACATGGGCAGCGTGATGATCGAGGAGAACGTCGTGCGCGCCGCCGGTGCCGCGTACTGCATGGACGAGGTGGAGATCGTCCGCAACATCGAGGACGCCGGCTTCGTCCCGAAGCGTCGCGACATGCAGTACAGGGTGCTGGGCGACCCCATCTTTCGCGAGCGGCAGGTGCCGCGCATGACCGAGCTCGCCACCGCGCGCGAGGCGGGCGACGCGTCCGTGCCGGCCGAGCTGGATCGCTATCCCGCACGGAGTCTGGCCGGCAAGCGGCGCCGGCAGCCCGTGGCGTAG
- a CDS encoding amidohydrolase family protein: protein MDRRDAARPRSGPADHRDDDVRYGRAARRTDRAPAAAAGAAGCDRRLHRIHHLELPAVEHRAGGRRRHRRRVPENPGARPARPRQLRQPAGFLGHAGRQGRPVEPRLRGQRHGQRDDRGERRARRRCRVLHGRGGDRPQHRGRRLRPEASRHAVQGAGRPHLSRAAGAAHDRARHRARGGRRVRAGRAGSLSRTESGRQAAPAARGVARPVPRIRYRARWLAPIASPPLEDGWVDVDGGVIRAVGAAADAGSDAADREVDLGSVCVLPGLVNAHTHLELSGQRSAVPPARSMPAWASALMRNLREEPPGAEQAAIVAAVAELRRAGTALVGDVTNTLASLAALEAGPVEAVVFHESLGFDVAGAAAAAAAERLDRLVSERGDERVRVRPAAHAPYSVSPALFRALAAVAGPRSVHLAESREECEFLRAGTGAWREILDARGRWDPEWRPPGSGPVAYLDALGWLRDDSLLVHGVQLQPDEIRRVARSGATIVTCPRSNAWTGAGVPPVRAFYAAGASVAVGTDSLASAPDLNTFAELAEVRRLAPEVPARRILRSGTLDGAAALGRGRTHGAIEASRRAALIAVETPATVRDVEEYLLTGIEPEQIAWLDGGDAGRGAPAGS, encoded by the coding sequence GTGGATCGACGTGATGCGGCACGCCCACGAAGCGGGCCTGCGGACCACCGCGACGATGATGTACGGTACGGTCGAGCGGCTCGACGAACGGATCGAGCACCTGCTGCGGCTGCGGGAGCTGCAGGATGCGACCGGCGGCTTCACCGCATTCATCACCTGGAGCTTCCAGCCGTCGAACACCGAGCTGGGGGGCGCCGGCGCCACCGGCGTCGAGTACCTGAGAACCCTGGCGCTCGCCCGGCTCGTCCTCGACAACTTCGACAACCTGCAGGCTTCCTGGGTCACGCAGGGCGGCAAGGTCGGCCAGTTGAGCCTCGCCTGCGGGGCCAACGACATGGGCAGCGTGATGATCGAGGAGAACGTCGTGCGCGCCGCCGGTGCCGCGTACTGCATGGACGAGGTGGAGATCGTCCGCAACATCGAGGACGCCGGCTTCGTCCCGAAGCGTCGCGACATGCAGTACAGGGTGCTGGGCGACCCCATCTTTCGCGAGCGGCAGGTGCCGCGCATGACCGAGCTCGCCACCGCGCGCGAGGCGGGCGACGCGTCCGTGCCGGCCGAGCTGGATCGCTATCCCGCACGGAGTCTGGCCGGCAAGCGGCGCCGGCAGCCCGTGGCGTAGCCCGGCCCGTGCCCCGGATCCGCTACCGCGCCCGCTGGCTGGCGCCCATCGCGTCCCCCCCGCTGGAGGACGGCTGGGTGGACGTCGACGGGGGCGTCATTCGCGCCGTCGGCGCCGCGGCGGACGCCGGCAGCGACGCCGCGGACCGGGAGGTCGACCTCGGAAGCGTCTGCGTGCTGCCCGGCCTCGTCAATGCCCATACCCACCTCGAGCTGTCCGGGCAGCGGAGCGCCGTTCCGCCCGCCCGCTCGATGCCGGCCTGGGCGTCGGCGTTGATGCGCAACCTGCGGGAAGAGCCACCCGGCGCGGAGCAGGCGGCAATCGTCGCGGCGGTCGCCGAGCTGCGCCGGGCCGGGACCGCGCTGGTCGGCGACGTCACCAATACGCTGGCGTCGCTGGCGGCGCTGGAGGCGGGCCCGGTGGAGGCCGTGGTCTTCCACGAGTCGCTCGGCTTCGACGTCGCGGGTGCGGCCGCCGCGGCGGCCGCGGAGCGCCTCGACCGGCTGGTGTCCGAACGCGGGGACGAACGGGTGCGGGTCCGTCCCGCGGCGCATGCGCCCTACTCGGTTTCTCCCGCGCTCTTCCGGGCGCTGGCCGCCGTTGCCGGGCCGCGTTCGGTGCACCTGGCCGAGTCGCGCGAAGAGTGCGAGTTCCTGCGCGCGGGGACCGGGGCCTGGCGGGAGATTCTGGACGCCCGCGGCCGGTGGGATCCGGAATGGCGGCCGCCGGGGTCCGGGCCGGTGGCCTACCTGGACGCGCTGGGCTGGCTTCGGGATGACTCGTTGCTGGTTCACGGGGTGCAACTGCAGCCGGACGAGATTCGCCGCGTGGCCCGGTCCGGCGCCACCATCGTGACCTGCCCGCGGAGCAACGCCTGGACCGGCGCCGGCGTCCCGCCCGTGCGGGCGTTCTACGCGGCCGGGGCGTCGGTGGCGGTGGGCACGGACAGCCTCGCCAGCGCGCCCGATCTGAACACGTTCGCCGAGCTGGCCGAGGTCCGCCGTCTCGCGCCGGAGGTCCCGGCCCGGCGCATCCTGCGCAGCGGCACCCTCGACGGGGCCGCCGCGCTCGGCCGGGGGAGGACGCACGGAGCCATCGAGGCGTCCCGCCGCGCGGCGCTGATCGCCGTCGAGACGCCGGCGACCGTACGGGATGTGGAAGAATATCTGTTGACGGGGATCGAGCCGGAGCAGATCGCCTGGCTCGATGGGGGGGACGCGGGCCGCGGCGCGCCGGCCGGCTCCTGA
- a CDS encoding 4-hydroxybenzoate octaprenyltransferase: protein MLSRLRTYASFIRFSHTVFALPFALTGAMLAGLETDLTWRRAGWIVLAMFTARTAAMAFNRLVDAHYDALNPRTREREIPRGRVSRREAAAIVVVAATAFVAVTYPLGAVCFALSPVALAIVFWYSLAKRHTTWTQLFLGLALAVAPVGGWLAAGGGWSWTPWLLAVATGAWVAGFDMIYACEDVGFDRRHGLRSIPARFGVERALRFSRLSHVVTVAGLAALAWLAPLGPVYLAGVAGVALLLAYEQSLVSAADLSRVKQAFDLNGYVGILYLAATAAAIHVG, encoded by the coding sequence ATGCTGTCTCGACTGCGGACCTACGCGTCGTTCATTCGGTTCAGCCACACCGTGTTCGCTCTGCCGTTCGCGTTGACCGGCGCGATGCTCGCCGGCCTGGAGACCGACCTGACCTGGCGTCGGGCCGGCTGGATCGTGCTGGCGATGTTCACCGCGCGGACGGCGGCGATGGCCTTCAACCGCCTCGTCGACGCGCACTACGACGCGCTGAATCCGCGCACGCGCGAGCGCGAGATTCCGCGCGGTCGGGTTTCCCGCCGGGAGGCGGCAGCCATCGTCGTCGTGGCCGCGACGGCGTTCGTGGCGGTCACGTATCCGCTGGGCGCGGTCTGTTTCGCGCTGTCCCCGGTGGCGCTCGCCATCGTGTTCTGGTACTCGCTGGCCAAGCGCCACACCACCTGGACGCAGCTCTTTCTGGGACTGGCGCTCGCCGTCGCCCCGGTCGGCGGGTGGCTGGCGGCGGGCGGCGGCTGGAGCTGGACGCCGTGGTTGCTGGCGGTGGCCACCGGGGCCTGGGTCGCGGGCTTCGACATGATCTACGCGTGCGAGGACGTCGGTTTCGATCGCCGCCACGGCCTCCGGTCCATTCCGGCCCGGTTCGGGGTGGAGCGGGCGCTGCGCTTCTCGCGCCTCTCGCACGTCGTGACCGTCGCCGGACTGGCCGCGCTGGCCTGGCTGGCGCCGTTGGGCCCCGTCTATCTGGCCGGGGTAGCCGGGGTGGCCCTGCTGCTGGCGTACGAACAGTCGCTCGTCAGTGCCGCCGATCTGTCGCGCGTGAAGCAGGCTTTCGATCTGAACGGGTACGTCGGCATCCTCTATCTGGCCGCCACCGCCGCCGCCATCCATGTCGGATAA
- a CDS encoding UbiX family flavin prenyltransferase: protein MSDKPSRVAVGITGASGALYAVRTLAALLAANVRVDLVVSDFGRRLLADELGPDAAVDRLGSYLTARYGVAFASDALAVHRNRDVGAAIASGTSPCEAMVIVPCSMKTLAGVAHGLSRNLIERAADVALKERRPLVIVPRETPMSLPQLRNMVLCAEAGAHMLPAMPAFYQRPDTLDDLADFIAGKIVSCLGFDQDLFPAWTG from the coding sequence ATGTCGGATAAACCGTCGCGTGTGGCGGTCGGGATCACGGGTGCGAGCGGCGCCCTCTACGCGGTTCGCACGCTGGCGGCGTTGCTGGCCGCGAACGTGCGGGTGGATCTCGTGGTGTCGGATTTCGGGCGGCGCCTGCTGGCGGACGAGCTGGGGCCGGACGCCGCGGTGGATCGACTCGGCTCCTATCTGACCGCGCGTTACGGGGTGGCTTTCGCGTCCGACGCGCTGGCCGTCCACCGCAACCGGGACGTCGGGGCGGCGATCGCCAGCGGCACCTCGCCCTGCGAAGCGATGGTCATCGTGCCCTGCTCGATGAAGACGCTGGCGGGCGTGGCGCACGGATTGTCCCGCAACCTGATCGAGCGGGCGGCGGACGTTGCGTTGAAGGAGCGGCGCCCCCTCGTAATCGTGCCGCGCGAGACGCCGATGAGCCTGCCGCAACTCCGCAACATGGTGCTCTGCGCCGAGGCGGGCGCGCACATGCTGCCGGCGATGCCCGCCTTCTACCAGCGCCCGGACACGCTCGACGACCTCGCCGACTTCATCGCCGGGAAGATCGTCTCGTGCCTCGGTTTCGATCAGGACCTCTTTCCGGCATGGACCGGGTGA
- the ubiE gene encoding bifunctional demethylmenaquinone methyltransferase/2-methoxy-6-polyprenyl-1,4-benzoquinol methylase UbiE, producing the protein MDRVIDKTPDRIAAMFDAIAGRYDLLNHLLSGGLDRRWRARAVGALRLTGEETVLDLCTGTADLAIALRRPRKGASRVVGIDFAGRMLEHAARKLDALGMGGRIGLVRGDAMCVPLPAASVDAAAIAFGIRNVEDPRRTLAELHRVVRPGGRIAILEFGMPTLPGLSSLYRWYFRRVLPWVGRFVSRHDSAYAYLPASVGAFPSGAEFRRLLDDAGFVDTTAVRMLLGVVYLYAATRAPAAEAREGSRGL; encoded by the coding sequence ATGGACCGGGTGATCGACAAGACGCCGGATCGCATCGCGGCGATGTTCGACGCCATCGCGGGGCGCTACGACCTGCTGAACCACCTGCTGAGCGGTGGTCTCGACCGGCGGTGGCGGGCGCGCGCCGTCGGCGCGTTGCGTCTGACCGGCGAAGAGACGGTTCTGGATCTGTGCACCGGTACCGCGGACCTTGCCATCGCGCTGCGCCGCCCGCGCAAGGGCGCGTCGCGCGTCGTGGGCATCGACTTCGCGGGCCGCATGCTGGAGCACGCCGCCCGCAAGCTCGACGCACTGGGCATGGGCGGCCGGATCGGACTGGTGCGGGGCGATGCGATGTGCGTGCCGCTTCCGGCGGCCTCGGTCGATGCGGCCGCGATTGCGTTCGGCATTCGCAACGTGGAGGACCCCCGCCGAACGCTGGCGGAGCTGCATCGCGTGGTCCGGCCCGGCGGCCGCATCGCCATCCTGGAGTTCGGGATGCCCACCCTGCCCGGACTTTCCTCGCTCTACCGTTGGTACTTTCGCCGCGTGCTGCCGTGGGTCGGGCGCTTCGTCTCGCGGCACGACAGCGCCTACGCGTATCTGCCGGCGTCCGTCGGCGCGTTCCCGAGCGGGGCCGAGTTTCGCCGGTTGCTCGACGACGCGGGCTTCGTCGATACGACGGCGGTCCGGATGCTGCTGGGCGTCGTTTATCTGTACGCTGCGACCCGCGCGCCGGCGGCGGAAGCGCGCGAGGGTAGTCGCGGACTATAA
- a CDS encoding energy transducer TonB encodes MIFDFEDRYFDTPTIEAAMSWREQVLLSVLAHALVVLLVLFVPQLPFVQEAEALRLARLAELQELQEQQQQLALAADENRTFVYIEPLVDFEADQAPNPNAPLSDRDRIAQSPTAADDPLNNLPNADGNSMRFVESEDPSDALEPDRAVDAAEAANREESAAESRFEDASGDVPDAETADASRAADALGEDDGRLPDDLVEQLLADGALSLPGGGEPDPDDFDADADRPADGLLGRAMRNLDRYARRQTFNNQRGRVDRQAPFIQFDSKGADFGPWIRRFVAQVYRNWFMPYAIMSMHGNVVLTFNVHRDGSITDLSVMKPSRVRAFTNSAFNAISTSNPTYPLPDDYPDDTCFFTVTFYFNESPPA; translated from the coding sequence ATGATCTTCGACTTCGAGGACCGTTACTTCGACACGCCCACGATCGAAGCGGCGATGTCGTGGCGCGAGCAGGTCCTGCTGTCGGTCCTCGCCCACGCACTGGTCGTGCTGCTGGTGCTGTTCGTGCCGCAGCTTCCGTTCGTGCAGGAGGCCGAGGCGCTCCGGTTGGCCCGGCTTGCGGAGCTGCAGGAGCTTCAGGAGCAGCAGCAGCAGCTCGCGCTGGCCGCGGACGAGAACCGCACGTTCGTCTACATCGAGCCGCTCGTCGACTTCGAGGCCGACCAGGCCCCGAATCCCAACGCGCCGTTGTCGGACCGGGATCGCATCGCGCAGTCGCCGACGGCCGCGGACGACCCCCTCAACAATCTGCCGAACGCCGACGGCAACTCGATGCGGTTCGTGGAGAGCGAGGATCCCTCCGATGCCCTCGAGCCGGATCGCGCGGTCGACGCCGCGGAGGCGGCGAACCGGGAGGAGTCGGCGGCCGAATCCCGATTCGAGGACGCGAGCGGCGACGTGCCCGACGCGGAGACGGCGGATGCATCGCGGGCCGCCGACGCGCTGGGGGAGGACGACGGCCGCCTGCCGGACGATCTGGTGGAGCAGTTGCTCGCCGACGGCGCCCTGAGCCTGCCCGGCGGCGGCGAGCCGGATCCGGACGACTTCGATGCGGACGCGGATCGGCCGGCGGACGGCCTGCTCGGGCGCGCCATGCGCAATCTCGACCGCTATGCCCGGCGTCAGACCTTCAACAACCAGCGCGGGCGCGTGGATCGGCAGGCGCCGTTCATCCAGTTCGACTCCAAGGGGGCCGACTTCGGCCCGTGGATCCGCCGGTTCGTGGCGCAGGTGTACCGCAACTGGTTCATGCCGTACGCCATCATGTCGATGCACGGCAACGTGGTGCTCACGTTCAACGTGCATCGCGACGGGTCGATCACGGACCTGAGCGTCATGAAGCCGTCCCGGGTCAGGGCTTTCACCAACTCGGCGTTCAACGC